cttttgttattgtgaaaaaaatggaaaaaatggaatttcgtgttttgataaaatactgttttctgaagggaaaaaatacagagtccggaaactcattatcaagccaagtttttgcttccactgtattttttcccttcagaaaacagtattttatcaaaacacgaaattcctttttttccatttttttcacaataacaaaagttgcttcacaaaagacgctctatctcacaaactaattgacttacagacgtcaaattttgacacgaatcatttgaaggttggtactatataaaaataatatgcatttaatactagcgacgccatctatgtgtcagaccggggacttatcagccaacctattaatCAATCTTAGGCTATTCAATAGTAAGTAAGTAGTTAATATCAATCTCAGACCATTCATGATTTCTTTTTGCGTGAGTTTTTTGGGATTTTTAACGCCTTCAAGCGATACTTAAACAAgcggatttttaaattttcttctaatttttttttcgaaagaacTGGATTGGTTTTTCGAGTCCGGTTGCCCGTAAACAATCTGAAGTAGGCAACACACGTTACAAGCCCAAAACTTCTCAACTTCGAAAAAAAGATACTAATAACATATttgggaaataaataaaaataaaaacaacaaaaattaaatttatactaggaagatttattatttatttatttataaaattattataggaACAGTCttacaaaaaatcacaaattaataataagcgaaaaaaaaaataacagtaaaaaaattaagaaaaataaattacatattataaaatattaattattgttttttctcCTCGActgatttattttcttttcttactGGACCAGTTTGAGTAATTGGAATTGCTCGTTCACCTGCTGAACcttcaattgttaaaataccatctGAAGAGAGACTAGAAGCTATATTTTTACCATCATAACCTTCTGGTAACACATATCGTCTGGTAAATTGTCTTGAAATGTAACCATGTTCATCTTGTTTCTCTTCATGTTTACCCTCCACAATAATGTGATTATCATCGATGGCTTTTACTTGAATTTCATTTGGAGCAAATTGTTGTACATCCAATGATACTTGGAATTTTTCTTTGTCAGCCACTACAGTAGATCCTTGATCCAATTTAGCCAAAGCAGAACGCCATGGTCGATAATAATTTCGACTTAACATCGATGGTACTACAAATGGCTCCAATAAATCGTCGCTTCGTAATCCCAATCCAAAATGTTGATCATGTAGGCGAGATGGTCTTGCCCATGGATCGCTTAAAACGTCTTGAAAGATGAATGGAATtagagacatttttttttatttactttaatttacaaaattcacaaTAAAATTCACTTGGAATATAAAGCACTTTTTAATCACTTAGATTCGCTTTCAGTTGTGTACTCGTTGAGTTTCTATTGCAATCTGCCGGTAACGCACGCTGTCAGGGCTTTATATAGTGACAGTCAATTGTTACCATAATAATCTAGCATATTCtagaagtttcaagtatgttcGGCCGTTGCCATATACATCCCATATCTACAcgtattattcatttatttactatctcttttcatattatacaaaggttaattgtttatttctttttagaattgtctagataattctatttatttgttaattacacttatttttttaaaaataatttagcaaacatgataattttttttatttgtttatgaagatgttatgcatttttttacaatcttaattaaaaaaatatgaatttaaaaaaattaaaggattgattaaatttaattgtttattttatccgTTACTTAAAATTAAGTCTTCCATACTTGTATGtcaatattctaaaaaatactcgaatattctttccaaataaataaaaattctagaaattctattatataaattttatatttgatactcTAAAACTCTGCAAATTATGTAATAAGTTCATCCTCTCGTTAATATTAttgccaatatttttttatcttttatagtttcggAAAACCTACCTAGAAACCTGCCAAATATTGAGAATTGATTCTTTTCCATCAATGTTCTCGaaatgtatatgtttttaaacGCCAATTTTAAGGGTACCAGTGTGGGTTTgccttcttttttcgattacaaaactttgttaaattatgttgcataaaataaaaataatgaagtaaataaataaatgtatgatgCCAAAAAGTGCAGTTGAGTGGACTTTATAATATTGTCAAGGTCATATTTTGTATACCAGACGCTTATGTTGCGAACTGGATtttgtacaataataatttttttgtcaataacaaaaataacgtTTTATTTATGGGAAGATACCAAAATGACTGttgatattataaaatcataaaaattatgattgtattgatgatgttatttttaaaaataaacatgaaatataAGAATTAACATATAGTTAACTGTTTTACCACCCTGAATATACTCGGTTAAATatgaagattttttgaaaaattatagcCATATATTTTTGACctgaaattgtttcaaatttgttgagtttattctataatttttactaaaaagctagagacatataaaataaattgcagGCTATTCTAAGATCAAAAAGCCCCCAAACCTTGCAAAGTTAATTCCAgtttaattcaacttttttaagatgaaatctAAGTTAGGAAGAGGTCTAGCTTAAACAAAACGTGATTTTTCTGCGCTAAATATTGTAAGAGCCGttacaaactaaaaattaatctaCATTAATGCACGAATGCAtctgatatacaaattattttactatagaCAGTTTGTAGACgggaaaaaatgcaaaaaaaccgGTCAATTGTGATAAGaagtaatacaatattttataataataatttttaaataaatgcacataagaataaattcattcaatttatgtattttgtttggATCGTTGAATCAAGATTTCCAGGTTCAAAAAGTCTAgtcgaaatttttattgttaacaatcttacaaaattgcaattaaaaatttaatatactcattaaaatttataggtagggtataaaaaacattgcattttaataggaatcaaatttttgtacatcatttgcaaaaaataaaagtgtattttagtcaaaaataaattttactgttaacaaatgtgaaaaaatttggtaaatatcataaaatttttaataacaaaacaagtaaatattttttttaaatgtccagAATATTCTAAAAAAGATAACAAATTTTAGTTTACATAAAAGAGAaagaaatagataattttaatatatattctgGAATAAACATGATTCatgcattatattataaacaggCACTACAACAACACGCCGAACAAATTCGATTCTTCTCGAATATTCTGCAAACGCTAGAATATTCTTGAACAAATGAATACAAGTATATAAACAGCGTGCAGTGCATTTTACCGTCAGAAGTGAATCAACTAGTGAACTGTGCGAATCAAAGTAAACCAAGCGTTTCTACACTATATTCTATATCTATACCTATACTGTAATATACAGtgcatttaaagttttttaattcaattgtgTTAAGtgattgttatttaaaaaataatgtctcTAATTCCATTCATCTTTCAAGACGTTTTAAGCGATCCATGGGCAAGACCATCTCGCCTACATGATCAACATTTTGGATTGGGATTACGAAGCGACGATTTATTGGAGCCATTTGTAGTACCATCGATGTTAAGTCGAAATTATTATCGACCATGGCGTTCTGCTTTGGCTAAATTGGATCAAGGATCTACTGTAGTGGCTGACAAAGAAAAATTCCAAGTATCATTGGATGTACAACAATTTGCTCCAAATGAAATTCAAGTAAAAGCCATCGATGATAATCACATTATTGTGGAGGGTAAACATGAAGAGAAACAAGATGAACATGGTTACATTTCAAGACAATTTACCAGACGATATGTGTTACCAGAAGGTTATGATGGTAAAAATATAGCTTCTAGTCTCTCTTCagatggtattttaacaatatccGCACCAAAGTTGGCAATTGAAGGTTCAGCAGGTGAACGAGCAATTCCAATTACGCAAACTGGTCCagtaagaaaagaaaataaatcagTCGAggagaaaaagaaataaatttgtaatttaattctaCACTTTTTTCGTtctattttgtgatttatttaataagactgttatgtaatttttagttataatttttttaataaattaatattttgcagtaaaattttttgttatcattttattaattcccTTATAAAGTAACAATAGGATCCCCATGAACGCCTCCAATCACACATAAAGAAATGTGTATTTCCGATTCCCGATATTAACATAAATCCATAGAAAAAACAGGTTATAGAATTAATattgacttttattttattttttatgtaatttatatatcatatctgtaataaaaattgcctataaataataaagtaaatcaTTGTTGATGTTGAGCACTGTTTTTAGCCGCggtgataaaaatgaaaaatgaatcccatattttaaacaattcgtTATCAAGTATAGTAAAATTGACTTAAGTGGTTGGTTATCATTAGGTTAAGATGTCTTTGAATCTTGTAGTATATCTTCGATCTTCGAATGAACTGAACCAATATTATTATTGCCATTATTTCCTTGATCCTAATAAATTCGAAGAAGacatctagaaaaaaaatttaatagttacTGATACGCCTGTTATATACAGAGTAAAAATTGtctacattttcaataaatgataggtaattttttcattgatgAAAAAGTATACTCTTTGTAGTGGTGAGTACGGATGTGAGATATTCTGTACTCTGAACTATACcgaataaaaatactaattactaatattattattatctctcCAATACTCCAGTAGTTATCTCTCAGAGATAACTGttatatagaatttaaaaaaaacaaccaaatatgaattactaaaatatttaaaagataatttcaggtgaaaatttgaaaaaaaattacgcaAAAGGTaagcaattttgttttattttgaaaatttttaattatatgtaaaatattaattataaaaatacattaatttgaCCTTCGAATTATAatgtgtatttaataataatttcgtttttcaatgtaattatttatattgaatgtcCGATGCGTGTTGTCCATTGCCCAAAAATAAGcgctaatgtttttttttcaagaagtttggaaatagttttaaaataatacagatGAACGTTGCGCGCTGAAATCCGGTTGTTCGCGAGATGGACATTTCTTGTTGAattcaaatcaatattaaattttaaacagtcataaatattcttttttttcagaaaactaTCAAGCATGTCTTTATTGTCAACTTTATTTGACCAATCGTGGTCCAATCCTTTCAAATCTCCATTCACTTCAGTTCAGTGTAAAGAAACAACCACATCTTCAGTTACCGATAAATCAGTTATAGAAAGTCGAACATTCGATCCAAAATATGCAGAATTAGTATCGAAATATTCGATAGGAATTGCAGCAGCAACATCTGAACAAGGTGGtacgtatatattttattttgcgaTCATGGTTAAATCAAAAACCTTTTTTCTGGTAATATAATATAGAGAtctccgaaaaaaaaaattttgaagttaaaaattttctctagCCGACTATTATCTAATTTTTAGCAATATAGACCTTCCACTTTATATTTCAGCTAAAATTGAGCGAAGTATAATGCAGTATCTAAAGTTGTATAATGTTTTCTATGACGAAATAGTAcaatacatgtttttttttcgtcCAAAAAGaatgatgataaataaaaatctggAATATATTCGATTTAATATGAATACATtctttaatatgaattaa
The Chrysoperla carnea chromosome 4, inChrCarn1.1, whole genome shotgun sequence genome window above contains:
- the LOC123297470 gene encoding protein lethal(2)essential for life-like, giving the protein MSLIPFIFQDVLSDPWARPSRLHDQHFGLGLRSDDLLEPFVVPSMLSRNYYRPWRSALAKLDQGSTVVADKEKFQVSLDVQQFAPNEIQVKAIDDNHIIVEGKHEEKQDEHGYISRQFTRRYVLPEGYDGKNIASSLSSDGILTIEGSAGERAIPITQTGPVRKENKSVEEKKQ
- the LOC123297387 gene encoding protein lethal(2)essential for life-like; amino-acid sequence: MSLIPFIFQDVLSDPWARPSRLHDQHFGLGLRSDDLLEPFVVPSMLSRNYYRPWRSALAKLDQGSTVVADKEKFQVSLDVQQFAPNEIQVKAIDDNHIIVEGKHEEKQDEHGYISRQFTRRYVLPEGYDGKNIASSLSSDGILTISAPKLAIEGSAGERAIPITQTGPVRKENKSVEEKKK